One genomic region from Arthrobacter sp. FB24 encodes:
- the ureC gene encoding urease subunit alpha, translating to MSFELTRRQYADLYGPTTGDSIRLADTELFLEIEKDLTVYGEEVVFGGGKVIRDGMGQNGQVTRDEDVPDTVITNAVILDYTGIYKADVAIRDGHIIKIGKAGNPQITDGVDIVIGASTEIIAGERKILTAGGVDTHIHFISPDQVPTALTSGVTTMVGGGTGPAEGTKATTVTPGKWHIQRMLQATEGMPINIGLFGKGHASAVEPLAEQIRAGAIGLKVHEDWGSTTSSIDNSLKVADEYDVQVAIHTDTLNECGFVEDTIRAIGGRVIHTFHTEGAGGGHAPDIIKIAGLPNVLPASTNPTLPYTRNTIEEHLDMLMVCHHLNPDIPEDVAFADSRIRAETIAAEDVLQDLGIFAITSSDSQAMGRVGEVITRTWQVADKMKKQRGVLKDPAGGAHGSEDSDNFRLKRYVAKYTINAAIAQGMADSIGSVEEGKFADLVLWDPAFFGVKPELVLKGGQIAYALMGDANASIPTPQPRTMRPMFAAFGKAVQQSSITFLSQAAIDAGVPEELGLQKVIRAVSGIRSLSKADLKYNDATPDIQVDPETYKVTVDGEDVTCEPADVLPMAQRYFLF from the coding sequence ATGAGCTTCGAACTGACCCGCAGGCAGTACGCGGACCTCTACGGCCCTACGACGGGCGACTCCATCCGCCTCGCGGACACCGAGCTGTTCCTTGAGATAGAAAAGGACCTCACGGTCTATGGCGAGGAAGTGGTGTTCGGCGGCGGCAAGGTAATCCGCGACGGCATGGGCCAGAACGGCCAGGTGACGCGGGATGAAGATGTGCCGGACACCGTCATCACCAACGCCGTCATCCTCGACTACACGGGCATCTACAAGGCGGACGTCGCGATCAGGGACGGCCACATCATCAAGATCGGCAAAGCCGGCAACCCGCAGATCACCGACGGCGTGGACATCGTGATAGGCGCCAGTACCGAAATCATCGCCGGGGAACGGAAGATCCTCACCGCCGGCGGCGTGGACACGCACATCCACTTCATCTCCCCGGACCAGGTGCCCACCGCGCTCACCAGCGGCGTGACCACCATGGTGGGTGGCGGAACAGGGCCGGCCGAAGGCACCAAGGCCACCACCGTCACGCCCGGCAAATGGCACATCCAGCGGATGCTGCAGGCCACCGAGGGAATGCCCATCAACATCGGGCTGTTCGGCAAGGGCCACGCCTCCGCCGTCGAACCGCTGGCCGAGCAGATCCGGGCAGGCGCCATCGGGCTCAAGGTCCATGAGGACTGGGGTTCCACCACGTCCTCGATCGACAACTCCCTGAAGGTGGCGGACGAATACGACGTCCAGGTAGCCATCCACACTGACACCCTCAACGAGTGCGGTTTCGTGGAGGACACTATCCGCGCCATTGGCGGCCGGGTGATCCACACCTTCCACACCGAGGGTGCCGGCGGCGGCCACGCCCCGGACATCATCAAGATCGCGGGGCTGCCCAACGTGCTGCCGGCGTCCACCAACCCCACGCTTCCGTACACGCGCAACACCATCGAAGAGCACCTGGACATGCTCATGGTGTGCCACCACCTCAACCCGGACATCCCGGAAGACGTGGCGTTCGCCGATTCCCGAATCCGCGCAGAGACCATTGCTGCCGAGGACGTCCTGCAGGACCTGGGCATTTTTGCCATCACGTCCTCGGACTCCCAGGCCATGGGCCGGGTGGGTGAGGTGATCACCCGCACCTGGCAGGTGGCGGACAAGATGAAGAAGCAGCGCGGCGTGCTGAAGGACCCGGCCGGCGGTGCCCATGGTTCCGAAGACAGCGACAACTTCCGGCTCAAGCGCTACGTGGCGAAGTACACAATCAACGCCGCCATCGCGCAGGGCATGGCCGACTCCATCGGCTCGGTGGAGGAAGGCAAGTTCGCTGACCTGGTGCTCTGGGACCCCGCGTTCTTCGGAGTGAAGCCGGAGCTGGTGCTCAAGGGCGGCCAGATCGCCTACGCCCTCATGGGCGACGCCAATGCCTCGATCCCCACGCCGCAGCCGCGCACCATGCGCCCCATGTTCGCGGCGTTCGGCAAGGCGGTGCAGCAGTCCTCCATAACCTTCCTTTCGCAGGCCGCGATCGACGCCGGGGTCCCGGAAGAGCTGGGCCTGCAGAAGGTCATCCGGGCCGTGTCCGGGATCCGCTCGCTGTCCAAGGCCGACCTCAAGTACAACGACGCCACGCCGGACATCCAGGTGGACCCGGAAACATACAAGGTGACGGTGGACGGCGAGGACGTCACGTGTGAACCGGCCGACGTCCTGCCCATGGCCCAGCGCTACTTCCTCTTCTAG
- a CDS encoding HNH endonuclease signature motif containing protein: MDGKAVAETLEAMGASLAALAACAGCGAGRGAGNGAGNLASSGADPLRDEADACLDGLAGVGGLEAMLAALKVHFAAGYVRAAAALTAPAVSPQERTARAMAVTAEVACVLTVSERSAAALLADSVILTTRLPLTLSALRSGGISWQHARVMCDETSGLDPVAAAALEGHFLDPEAPFAARGCPAGELVPGRFRAKARSWRERHHPVSLEARHRKAVTDRRLDYAPDRDGMAWLSAYVSADVAAGVWARATDAARALQGPAESRTLTQLRADVAADWLIAGIAEGVPSPKAQVLVTVPVLSLLGAGTEPATLDGYGPVPPSMARRLLGEGAGSFLRVLTDPRSGAPLEIGRSSYPVPKAMRQWLRLRDGRCPFPGCNNHSLDNEADHLLAWSAGGGTDITNLGQPCPKHHRLKHTTAWTPVDATRDQPPRWISPAGRSYPSEQQDWEPPHWPDLPAGAEPAGENPAVEDDDPGWVPEWEPPHWPDLPAGAEGSTGATGPGETGPPLPADPFPDWALFIAA; encoded by the coding sequence ATGGACGGCAAGGCGGTTGCGGAGACGTTGGAGGCCATGGGGGCTTCCCTTGCTGCGTTGGCTGCGTGTGCCGGCTGCGGGGCCGGCCGCGGGGCCGGGAACGGCGCCGGGAACCTGGCCTCGTCTGGTGCTGATCCTTTGCGGGACGAGGCGGACGCGTGCCTGGACGGCCTGGCCGGAGTGGGTGGCCTGGAGGCCATGCTGGCCGCGCTGAAGGTGCACTTCGCCGCCGGGTACGTCCGCGCTGCCGCGGCCTTGACGGCCCCGGCCGTTTCCCCGCAGGAGCGCACCGCCCGAGCCATGGCGGTCACGGCGGAGGTGGCCTGTGTCCTGACGGTGAGTGAAAGATCGGCAGCGGCGTTACTGGCGGACTCAGTCATCCTGACCACCCGGTTGCCGCTGACGCTGTCCGCGCTGCGGTCGGGGGGCATTTCGTGGCAGCATGCGCGGGTGATGTGTGATGAGACGTCCGGTCTGGACCCGGTCGCGGCTGCTGCCCTGGAGGGGCATTTCCTGGACCCCGAAGCTCCCTTTGCTGCGCGGGGCTGCCCGGCCGGGGAGCTGGTGCCGGGCAGGTTCCGGGCCAAGGCGCGCAGCTGGCGTGAGCGGCACCATCCGGTCAGCCTCGAAGCACGCCACCGCAAGGCCGTGACGGACCGCCGGCTGGACTATGCCCCGGACCGGGACGGCATGGCCTGGCTCTCGGCCTATGTGAGTGCGGATGTGGCAGCGGGGGTGTGGGCCCGTGCCACGGACGCGGCGCGTGCCCTGCAGGGCCCGGCCGAATCCCGGACCCTGACCCAGCTCCGCGCGGACGTCGCCGCTGACTGGCTCATCGCAGGCATTGCCGAAGGTGTTCCGTCGCCGAAGGCGCAGGTGTTGGTGACCGTCCCGGTGCTGTCGCTGCTGGGCGCGGGGACGGAACCGGCCACCCTGGACGGGTATGGTCCTGTTCCGCCGTCCATGGCCCGCCGGCTTCTCGGCGAGGGCGCCGGATCGTTCCTGCGTGTGCTGACCGACCCGCGCAGCGGGGCGCCGCTGGAGATCGGACGCAGCAGCTACCCGGTTCCGAAAGCGATGCGCCAATGGCTGCGGCTTCGGGACGGCCGGTGCCCGTTTCCCGGCTGCAACAACCACTCCCTGGATAACGAAGCGGACCACCTGCTGGCCTGGTCCGCAGGTGGCGGCACCGACATCACCAACCTGGGCCAGCCATGCCCGAAGCACCACCGGCTCAAACACACCACAGCATGGACGCCGGTCGACGCCACCCGGGACCAGCCACCGCGCTGGATCTCACCCGCAGGACGCTCCTACCCCAGCGAACAACAGGACTGGGAACCACCACACTGGCCCGACCTACCCGCCGGCGCGGAGCCCGCGGGCGAAAACCCCGCGGTGGAGGACGACGACCCGGGATGGGTACCGGAATGGGAACCACCACACTGGCCGGACCTACCCGCCGGCGCGGAGGGAAGCACCGGCGCCACCGGTCCCGGAGAGACCGGGCCACCATTACCCGCCGACCCCTTCCCCGACTGGGCCCTATTCATCGCGGCCTAG
- a CDS encoding urease subunit beta produces the protein MIPGEYVLGSTPVVINAGRDAIDVVVVNTGDRPVQVGSHYHFAEANAALAFDRAAAYGRRLDIPAGTAARFEPGDSKTVRLIELAGSREVYGLSNAVNGTLDAGNARQEAKTEAK, from the coding sequence ATGATTCCAGGCGAGTATGTTCTCGGATCCACGCCCGTGGTGATCAACGCCGGACGCGACGCGATCGACGTCGTCGTTGTTAACACCGGTGACCGGCCCGTTCAGGTGGGCTCGCACTACCACTTCGCTGAAGCGAACGCCGCCCTTGCGTTTGACCGCGCCGCTGCCTACGGCCGCCGGCTGGACATTCCGGCGGGCACTGCGGCCCGGTTTGAACCGGGGGACAGCAAGACCGTCCGGCTGATCGAGCTGGCGGGCAGCCGCGAGGTGTACGGCCTTAGCAACGCGGTCAACGGCACGCTCGATGCCGGCAATGCCCGGCAAGAAGCGAAGACGGAGGCCAAATGA
- a CDS encoding urease accessory protein UreF — protein MPNTRTDAVAAAGSYQLALQQLTDSALPTGAFAHSLGFETYIERGLVHDEASFGVWLSAFVGQQLSYSDGLAIRFLYEGVSFAELDALLTAQLLPRQLREASTKMGTRLLEIGTEVFPSPELAEYRALVGAGRAAGHQPLAFAVVARSLGVPLTESLAAYLFAAVTSLTQNAVRAIPLGQNAGQRLLRKASDDVAAAVERIGRLAPDDFGAVSPGLEISQMRHERQRARMFMS, from the coding sequence ATGCCGAACACTCGCACTGACGCCGTGGCCGCGGCAGGTAGCTACCAGCTCGCGCTGCAGCAGCTGACCGACTCCGCCCTGCCCACCGGGGCGTTTGCGCACTCGCTCGGCTTTGAGACCTACATTGAGCGCGGCCTGGTTCATGATGAGGCGTCCTTCGGCGTGTGGCTGTCCGCGTTTGTGGGGCAGCAGCTGAGCTACTCCGACGGGCTGGCCATCAGGTTCCTTTATGAAGGCGTTTCCTTTGCGGAACTGGACGCACTGCTCACGGCGCAGCTCCTGCCGCGGCAGCTGCGGGAGGCCAGCACCAAAATGGGGACACGGCTGCTGGAGATCGGGACCGAGGTGTTCCCTTCCCCGGAGCTGGCGGAGTACCGGGCGCTGGTGGGTGCAGGCCGGGCCGCCGGCCACCAGCCGCTGGCGTTCGCCGTCGTCGCCCGTTCCCTGGGCGTGCCGCTCACCGAATCGCTCGCTGCGTACCTTTTCGCCGCCGTCACGTCACTGACCCAGAACGCCGTCCGCGCCATCCCGCTGGGGCAGAACGCCGGCCAGCGGCTGTTGAGGAAAGCGTCCGACGACGTCGCTGCCGCCGTCGAACGGATCGGCCGCCTGGCGCCGGACGACTTCGGGGCCGTAAGCCCCGGACTGGAAATTTCGCAGATGCGGCACGAGCGTCAACGTGCCCGCATGTTCATGAGCTAG
- a CDS encoding DUF4193 domain-containing protein yields MATDYDEVRSDVKESQENSLEALQSANAPDARSVVRELDETDALDDGMVPGGEFVAEELVVQVIPQAQDEFTCYSCFLVRHRSQIAREKNGHAYCVECEG; encoded by the coding sequence GTGGCAACCGATTACGACGAAGTACGATCCGACGTCAAGGAATCCCAGGAGAACTCCCTGGAGGCGCTCCAGTCCGCCAACGCCCCCGACGCGCGAAGCGTTGTCCGGGAACTGGATGAGACCGACGCCCTCGATGACGGCATGGTCCCCGGCGGCGAGTTCGTCGCCGAGGAACTGGTAGTCCAGGTCATCCCGCAGGCACAGGATGAATTCACCTGCTATTCCTGTTTCCTGGTCCGGCACCGGTCCCAGATCGCCCGCGAAAAGAACGGCCACGCCTATTGCGTTGAATGTGAAGGCTAA
- a CDS encoding 1-phosphofructokinase family hexose kinase, translating into MPASATVWQLGRVAVSPSGPGVSYAGAMDASQQLGSKPILTLTVNPALDISTSTEQVSSGHKLRCGASRLDPGGGGINVARVIQRLGGQTLAVYTAGGPTGEAYRRLIEAERIPTLVVPIQGSTRQDFTVDETSTGKQFRFVLQGPELKEPEWQACLDLVAASMPMGGYVVASGSLPPGVPDDFYARVARLARQAGAHCVVDASGPALTEALAAGVFLVKPSLRELGTHFGAALDTEPSQVDAASALVADGAAEHVALTLGESGALLASKSGLIRLTVPKVPVVSTVGAGDSFLGAFVLRLAQGQPLDAAFRAAVAAGSATVMTPATELCHRADVERLEAELANTAP; encoded by the coding sequence ATGCCTGCATCAGCAACAGTGTGGCAGTTGGGACGGGTTGCCGTCAGCCCTTCAGGTCCCGGCGTCTCCTATGCTGGGGCCATGGACGCCTCGCAGCAGTTGGGCAGTAAGCCGATTCTCACCCTGACGGTGAACCCGGCATTGGACATCAGCACCTCAACCGAGCAGGTCAGCAGCGGCCATAAGCTCAGGTGCGGCGCGAGCCGCCTCGACCCGGGCGGCGGCGGCATCAACGTGGCGAGGGTAATCCAGCGCCTGGGCGGACAAACCCTGGCGGTGTACACCGCAGGCGGACCCACGGGGGAAGCCTACCGCCGGCTGATCGAAGCGGAGCGCATCCCGACGCTGGTGGTCCCCATCCAAGGGAGCACCCGCCAGGACTTCACCGTGGATGAGACGTCCACCGGGAAACAGTTTCGGTTCGTGCTTCAAGGCCCGGAGCTCAAAGAACCGGAGTGGCAGGCCTGCCTGGACCTTGTGGCCGCTTCCATGCCGATGGGCGGCTACGTGGTGGCCAGCGGCAGCCTTCCGCCGGGAGTCCCGGACGACTTCTATGCGCGGGTTGCCCGCCTGGCACGTCAGGCCGGTGCCCACTGCGTCGTCGACGCCTCCGGGCCGGCACTCACCGAGGCGCTGGCTGCGGGAGTGTTCCTGGTTAAACCGAGCCTCCGCGAGCTGGGGACCCATTTCGGTGCCGCCCTCGACACTGAGCCGAGCCAGGTGGACGCCGCATCCGCCCTGGTGGCTGACGGGGCGGCGGAACACGTCGCCCTGACACTCGGCGAGTCCGGTGCCCTGCTCGCGTCGAAGTCCGGCCTCATCCGGCTAACGGTGCCGAAGGTGCCGGTGGTCAGCACGGTGGGGGCCGGCGACAGTTTCCTGGGTGCTTTTGTGCTCCGGCTCGCGCAGGGGCAACCGCTGGACGCGGCGTTCCGGGCCGCCGTGGCCGCCGGCAGTGCCACCGTCATGACCCCTGCCACCGAACTTTGCCACCGGGCCGACGTGGAACGACTGGAGGCTGAGCTCGCCAACACAGCACCGTGA
- a CDS encoding urease accessory protein UreD, which produces MGELALRVAVRGCRSVAAHQYHRGALRILRPHYLDDSGQVCYVVVNPGGAYLGADLYVIDVEVGDGAKLLLTTQSATKIYRTPGSFAEQRVCLRLGEGAQLELAPDQLIAYREASYRQNTRITVRPSSSLVMAEVVTPGWSPDGASFRYEELRLRNEIQVETPGGTGLLALDNLLIRPPLNDVTGMGFMEGYSHLGSLVVVDARVEQALADEFHALTAGHDACTGVSLTASVGGTTGLVLRSLSNSTEELNRLLGACTALLRERWYGQSPLNLRKY; this is translated from the coding sequence ATGGGGGAGCTTGCGTTGCGCGTCGCTGTTCGCGGGTGTAGGTCCGTGGCCGCACATCAGTACCACCGGGGCGCCTTGCGGATCTTGCGGCCGCACTATCTCGACGACTCCGGACAGGTCTGCTATGTCGTGGTGAATCCGGGCGGGGCCTACCTTGGGGCCGATCTTTACGTCATTGACGTTGAGGTTGGGGATGGCGCGAAGCTTCTGCTGACCACACAGTCCGCCACGAAGATCTACCGGACTCCCGGGTCCTTCGCCGAACAGCGGGTGTGCCTGCGGCTGGGGGAGGGGGCACAGCTCGAGCTGGCCCCGGACCAGCTGATCGCGTACCGGGAGGCCAGCTACCGGCAGAACACCCGCATCACCGTGCGGCCGTCGTCGAGCCTGGTGATGGCGGAAGTGGTGACGCCGGGGTGGTCCCCGGACGGGGCATCGTTCCGGTACGAGGAACTGCGGCTCCGCAATGAGATCCAGGTGGAGACGCCCGGCGGTACCGGGCTCCTGGCGCTCGACAACCTGCTGATCCGGCCGCCCCTCAACGACGTCACCGGCATGGGCTTCATGGAGGGCTACAGCCACCTGGGTTCGCTGGTGGTGGTGGACGCCCGGGTGGAGCAGGCGCTGGCCGACGAGTTCCACGCGCTGACTGCCGGGCACGATGCCTGCACCGGGGTGTCCCTGACCGCATCGGTCGGCGGAACCACCGGCCTGGTGCTGCGGTCGCTCTCCAACTCCACGGAGGAACTCAACCGGCTGCTGGGCGCCTGCACCGCCCTGCTGCGTGAACGCTGGTACGGGCAGTCACCCCTGAACCTGAGGAAATACTGA
- a CDS encoding urease subunit gamma, with protein MHLMPREQEKLMIVVAADLARRRQARGLKLNFPESVAIISYELIEGARDGRTVADLMSYGTTLLTRDDVMEGVPEMIHDVQIEATFPDGTKLVTVHDPIR; from the coding sequence ATGCATCTGATGCCCCGTGAGCAGGAAAAGCTCATGATCGTGGTCGCCGCAGACCTTGCCCGGCGCCGACAGGCCCGCGGCCTGAAGCTGAACTTCCCTGAATCCGTGGCAATCATCAGCTACGAACTGATCGAGGGCGCCCGGGATGGGCGGACAGTCGCCGACCTCATGAGCTACGGCACCACGCTGTTGACGCGGGACGACGTCATGGAGGGCGTGCCGGAAATGATCCACGACGTCCAGATCGAAGCCACGTTCCCGGACGGCACCAAGCTCGTCACTGTCCACGATCCGATCCGATAG
- a CDS encoding MFS transporter, with amino-acid sequence MTRKRWVIIWLAFIGLSINYLDRSSLSVALPFMGKDFELTATQQGLIFAAFFWAYDFCQLAAGWYVDKVGPRKSFSLAALWWSVFTMVTAAATSFWSLFAARFLLGVGESPAPSTAAKVVATWFPVRERAFATSIWDSGSRVGAVIALPIVTLIVALTSWHAVFIIIGIAGVIWAAVWWKVYRSPQEHPGANAAEVAYIEEGGARGEGSDDANAAKLPWRSLFKYRTILSMMFGFFCLNSAIYFFITFFPSYLVKERGFDLLKLGFFGAIPGICAVLCGWLGGYLADRAVRAGASVTKVRKTAIAGGLAGGSVIMFAALVPEAWMALALLSVAYSSLTVAATGIWSLPADVAPSSKHVGSIGGLQNFASNLAGIFTPILIGVLVDQTGSFVAPLAVIGAISLVGAANYLFVMGKIEPLKVKEPVAVA; translated from the coding sequence ATGACCCGGAAGCGCTGGGTCATTATCTGGCTTGCCTTCATCGGGCTGAGCATCAACTACCTGGACCGCTCCAGCCTCAGTGTTGCGTTGCCCTTCATGGGCAAGGACTTCGAACTGACCGCCACCCAGCAGGGCCTGATCTTTGCCGCCTTCTTCTGGGCCTACGACTTCTGCCAGCTGGCTGCCGGTTGGTACGTGGATAAGGTCGGACCGCGCAAGTCGTTCTCCTTGGCGGCGCTCTGGTGGTCCGTGTTCACCATGGTGACCGCCGCGGCGACGAGCTTCTGGTCCCTCTTCGCGGCCCGCTTCCTCCTGGGCGTCGGCGAAAGCCCCGCGCCCAGCACGGCAGCCAAGGTGGTGGCCACCTGGTTCCCCGTCCGTGAACGGGCTTTTGCCACAAGCATCTGGGATTCGGGTTCCCGGGTGGGGGCCGTCATTGCGCTTCCCATCGTTACCCTGATCGTGGCGCTGACGTCTTGGCACGCGGTATTCATCATCATCGGCATCGCCGGCGTGATCTGGGCGGCCGTCTGGTGGAAGGTGTACCGCAGCCCCCAGGAGCACCCCGGTGCCAACGCCGCCGAAGTGGCGTACATCGAAGAAGGTGGCGCCCGCGGCGAAGGCAGCGACGACGCCAACGCCGCCAAGCTGCCGTGGCGCTCGCTCTTCAAGTACCGCACCATCCTCAGCATGATGTTCGGCTTCTTCTGCTTGAACAGCGCCATCTACTTCTTCATCACCTTCTTCCCGAGCTACCTCGTGAAGGAACGCGGATTCGACTTGCTCAAGCTTGGCTTCTTCGGTGCCATCCCCGGCATCTGCGCGGTGCTGTGCGGCTGGCTGGGCGGATACCTGGCGGACCGCGCGGTCCGGGCCGGGGCATCCGTTACTAAGGTCCGCAAGACCGCTATCGCTGGCGGCCTCGCAGGTGGCTCGGTCATCATGTTTGCCGCCCTCGTGCCGGAAGCCTGGATGGCCCTGGCGCTGCTTTCCGTTGCCTACTCAAGCCTTACCGTCGCAGCGACCGGCATCTGGTCGCTACCCGCGGACGTTGCCCCGAGTTCCAAGCACGTCGGATCCATCGGCGGACTTCAGAACTTCGCCTCCAACCTGGCCGGAATCTTCACCCCGATCCTCATCGGCGTGCTGGTGGACCAGACGGGTTCCTTCGTGGCCCCGCTGGCGGTCATCGGAGCCATCTCGCTCGTGGGTGCCGCCAACTACCTCTTCGTCATGGGCAAGATTGAACCCCTGAAGGTCAAAGAGCCCGTAGCGGTCGCATAA
- the ureG gene encoding urease accessory protein UreG gives MSEPIKIGIGGPVGAGKTQLVERLTRHMSREISMAAITNDIYTIEDAKILAANGILPEDRIIGVETGGCPHTAIREDTSMNTAAIEELKKRHPDLQVIFVESGGDNLSATFSPELVDFSIYIIDVAQGEKIPRKAGQGMIKSDLFIINKTDLAPHVGADLAVMERDSREFRGEKPFCFTNLKTDEGLDAVIEWVRRDVLMLDLAS, from the coding sequence ATGTCTGAACCCATCAAGATCGGCATCGGCGGACCGGTTGGCGCCGGCAAAACGCAGCTCGTGGAGCGGCTCACCCGGCACATGAGCCGCGAGATCTCCATGGCCGCGATCACCAACGACATTTACACGATCGAGGACGCCAAGATCCTGGCCGCCAACGGCATCCTGCCCGAGGACCGGATCATTGGCGTCGAAACCGGCGGCTGCCCGCACACCGCCATCCGCGAGGATACGTCCATGAACACCGCGGCCATCGAGGAACTCAAGAAGCGCCACCCGGACCTGCAGGTCATCTTCGTGGAATCCGGCGGCGACAACCTCTCGGCCACGTTCAGCCCCGAGCTCGTGGATTTTTCGATCTACATCATAGACGTGGCCCAGGGCGAGAAGATCCCGCGCAAAGCCGGCCAGGGCATGATCAAGTCGGACCTCTTCATCATCAACAAGACCGATCTTGCACCGCACGTTGGCGCGGACCTCGCCGTCATGGAACGGGATTCCCGCGAGTTCAGGGGCGAGAAGCCGTTCTGCTTCACCAACCTCAAGACCGACGAAGGCCTTGACGCCGTCATCGAATGGGTGCGGCGTGACGTCCTGATGCTCGACCTGGCATCGTGA
- a CDS encoding GntR family transcriptional regulator produces the protein MPPRQSSDISRGKAAVSDVYSSMRASILEGEIAPGTRINIDAVSRSLGVSQTPVREVLQRLEGDNLVVYNPGRGYSTTPLLDLAELRSLFEFRLLVEPWAARSAAVDRLANPSAALEKEITAFRGAMTSSGDLRQDLVAHDTRFHDTILAAAGNTVVRHAFAQTHCHLHTFRLYPADVDGAITVAEHSAVREAIKACQPEQAEAAMAEHIRNSFARFAQAFEDHADLAPLEDGGPPRRHIVD, from the coding sequence GTGCCCCCACGTCAGTCTTCCGATATCTCCCGCGGCAAAGCAGCCGTCAGCGATGTGTATTCGTCCATGCGCGCCTCCATCCTCGAAGGCGAAATCGCGCCCGGCACGCGGATCAACATCGACGCCGTTTCGCGGAGCCTGGGCGTATCGCAGACGCCGGTGCGCGAAGTGCTGCAGCGGCTCGAAGGCGACAACCTGGTGGTTTACAACCCCGGCCGAGGCTACAGCACCACGCCCCTGCTGGACCTGGCCGAACTGCGCTCCCTCTTCGAGTTCCGCCTGCTGGTGGAGCCCTGGGCGGCGCGTTCGGCAGCCGTTGACCGGCTGGCCAATCCCTCCGCCGCACTCGAGAAAGAAATTACGGCGTTCCGCGGCGCCATGACGTCCTCGGGAGACCTGCGGCAGGACTTGGTGGCCCATGACACCCGCTTCCACGACACGATCCTGGCCGCCGCCGGCAACACCGTGGTCCGCCACGCCTTCGCGCAGACGCACTGCCACCTGCACACCTTCCGCCTCTACCCGGCCGATGTCGACGGCGCCATCACCGTCGCCGAACACTCGGCCGTCCGTGAGGCCATCAAGGCATGCCAGCCCGAACAGGCCGAAGCGGCCATGGCGGAGCACATCCGGAACTCGTTTGCCCGCTTCGCCCAGGCCTTCGAAGACCATGCAGACCTGGCGCCACTGGAGGATGGCGGCCCGCCCAGGCGGCACATCGTGGATTAG
- a CDS encoding DedA family protein: MQAFFDGLLNASPVLVACVVFAFVFAEDALFIGFVIPGETAAVVGGVIAGKGSIPLAAMIAVVVSAAILGDTVGYEIGKHLGPRLMSLKTFDRKRHQLEKAQEFLKRRGGPAIFLGRFTAFFRAAMPALAGLSGMPYRRFALWNITGGVLWGSLFVTLGYLAGNLYDEVARTAGSAAAIVVAAVAVGVLVTWRIRRHRQSTAADSSAHPQR, from the coding sequence ATGCAGGCATTCTTCGACGGACTCCTCAACGCCAGCCCGGTACTGGTGGCCTGTGTTGTGTTCGCGTTCGTTTTCGCCGAGGACGCCCTCTTCATCGGCTTTGTCATTCCCGGCGAAACCGCGGCGGTGGTGGGAGGTGTAATCGCAGGCAAGGGCAGCATCCCGCTCGCGGCGATGATTGCCGTAGTGGTCTCCGCCGCGATCCTGGGCGACACGGTGGGGTACGAAATCGGCAAGCACCTGGGCCCCCGGCTGATGTCGCTCAAGACCTTCGACCGGAAGCGCCACCAGCTGGAGAAAGCCCAGGAGTTCCTGAAGCGGCGGGGCGGTCCGGCCATCTTCCTTGGCCGCTTCACCGCCTTCTTCCGCGCCGCGATGCCGGCACTGGCCGGCTTGAGCGGCATGCCCTACCGGCGCTTCGCGCTGTGGAACATCACCGGCGGCGTGCTGTGGGGGAGTCTGTTCGTGACACTCGGATACCTTGCCGGGAACCTGTACGACGAAGTGGCACGCACTGCCGGAAGTGCCGCTGCCATCGTTGTTGCCGCAGTGGCAGTTGGCGTGCTGGTCACATGGCGGATCCGCCGGCATCGGCAGTCGACGGCTGCAGACAGCAGCGCGCATCCACAACGGTGA
- the ureE gene encoding urease accessory protein UreE has translation MIIEKILGNLHELPASEAGAFAGLHQEKVVLPSAQLVKRIQRVTTDHGKELGIRLPAGSGDLRDGDILHVAETNMIVISVLPTDVLVVAPRSIHEMGVVAHSLGNRHLQAQFFDAGSEYAADVMVCQYDHTVEDYLKHVGVPYERQERVMPVPFRHAEHSH, from the coding sequence GTGATCATCGAGAAAATCCTCGGCAACCTGCACGAGCTCCCTGCCTCCGAGGCCGGAGCGTTCGCCGGGCTGCACCAGGAAAAAGTGGTGCTGCCCAGCGCCCAGCTGGTGAAGCGGATCCAGCGTGTCACCACGGACCACGGGAAGGAACTCGGCATCCGGCTGCCCGCCGGTTCCGGGGACCTGCGCGACGGCGACATCCTGCATGTGGCCGAAACCAACATGATCGTGATTTCCGTGCTGCCCACCGACGTCCTGGTGGTGGCGCCCCGGAGCATCCACGAAATGGGCGTGGTGGCGCACTCGCTCGGCAACCGGCACCTGCAGGCACAGTTCTTCGATGCCGGCTCCGAGTATGCGGCCGACGTGATGGTGTGCCAGTACGACCACACTGTGGAGGACTACCTCAAACATGTCGGGGTGCCCTACGAACGCCAGGAACGCGTCATGCCGGTCCCCTTCCGCCATGCCGAACACTCGCACTGA